Below is a genomic region from Terriglobia bacterium.
TCCCCGCGAACGATATGTCCGTGTGCTCTCCCGCGAAGTGCCACGCCAGCGAGGCCGCCATCGCGACGGCGCGCTCGTAGACTTCGGGGCCGACGGATCCGGGAGTCGTGTTGTCAAAGATGAGGCGCATCTTGCGCTCGTCCTCGCGAGTGAACTCGCGAACTTTGAGCGAACCAGATTTCGCGGTGGACTTCCAATCGACGTGGCGCGCGGAGTCTTCGGGTTCGTATTCGCGAATTCGGTAGAGATCGTATCCGCGGCCTCGGACATACGTTTCGAATTCGCCGGTGATCAGCGGCAGAACCTCGAAAAATTCGTCGGTGGGTTCGACCGAGGGATAGACGATGATCTCGCGAGTGAGCGGCACGCGACGTGTCTTCACCAGGAAGGAAAACGGAAAACGTGTCGAAAGCCCGAATCCGTTCTGCACGAATCGTCCACGGCGCGGAAAAAAGAGATCGACGTCGGCGTGACCGGATTCGCCCGCCGGAACATAGGGAAAATAGACACGTTGATCGAAGAAGTTAGGGACCGGTGCGCTGACACGCACTCGTTCGAGCGCGACGTCGGGCCAGCGAATCCAGGATCGGTGACTCTGGGTGGACTTGGGAAATTCAAAGGTGGCGCGGTGCCAGACCCAACGCACCTTTTGGCCTTTTTGCTTGGGCGGGATGACGCTGGCGGAGAGCAGGGGCAGCAACTGGCGTCGGACGTGAAGGATGAATCGGCCGAGCATGTGCCGGCCGGCAAATACCTGGCCCGGCAGCACGACTTCCAGATCGACGTCTTTGAGGTTCATCGCAGAGGCAACTCCGCTCACGAGAACCGCGGCCAGCATTGCGGCCACAACAAGAAATAGCAGGTTATTGCCGGTGTTGAGTGCGGCGATGCCGATGACGACCGTCAAAATGATGTAGAAGACGCCTTCTTTCGTGACTTCGTAGTTGAAGGCATCGCGAATTCGGCCGACCCCGACGCGGCGCGCCAGGTACGGAACCGTGGTGACACCCACTGCTGTCGCCAACACCAGCGCCAGCGATGCAAACGCCATGCTCGCGATCATGTTCCCGCCTTCGCTGAAGGCGGTGGAAAGCAGCGCCATGCCGAAGGCAAGCACGAGGCCAATCACCGCGATCACAAAGCGAATCCACGCTTCGCGATCGACGCCAGCGAGAATGTCTTTCAGAGTGTCACGCATACCGAACTACTGAGGAGCAAGGTTCAAGGCACGAGACGACTCGGGTTTGTGTCCTTGCACCTTGCACCTTGTACTTCACAAGAATCACTCTTCGATTAACCGCGCTTTCTTTCTCGCGCGGTAGGTTCGCCAGATCATATACGCGATCCAGAGCGCGATTATTCCGATGACCAGGTTGACCCGGCCCATGATTCGAACCAGGTCATCCCATTCTTCGCCGAACTCGTAGCCAACGACGGAGATCACGCTGACCCAGAGCGCAGCCCCGAGGAAATTAAAGATGGTGAACTTCCGCCAATCCATTTTCAGCGCGCCGGCCATCGGTCCGGCAATGATTCTCATCCCGAAGACGAAGCGCGCGAAGAAGATTGCGAGCGGGCCGCGCTTGGCGAATAGCGCCTCGCCTTTCTGAATGACACTTGCGGGAATCCGGAAAAGGTGCGAGTAGCGGTCGAGCAAAGGGCGGCCGCCCTTTCGACCGATCCAGTACCCGATGTTGTCGCCCAGGGTGGCGGCAGCTATTCCGACCACGATGATGTAGCGTAGTTTGAGTTCCTGCTGGTCGAAGGCGAGAAAGCTTGCGAAAAGAAGAACGGTTTCGCCGGGCACGGGAACGCCCGCATTTTCGAGCAGCAGGGCGAAGAAAACAGTCCAGTAGCCGTACTGGTCAAAAAAGCTTCGCAATAGCTCGAGTCCGTCGTTCACCTCAGCTCCTCAGAAAATCCAGCAGGATGCGATTGAATTCCTCCGGGTACTCCTCATAGGGGAGGTGCCCGGCGCGATCCATTACCACAAGCTTCGCATTCTTCAAGTGGCGCTTCAACTCTTCTCCGCCAATCAAAGGTACTACTCTGTCTTTCCGTCCCCAGATCAATAGCGTCGACAAATCGCCGATCTGTTCCACCGCCGTCCTGAGATACGCTAGATCGCTGCGCCAGGTTCGACAAATCGCGATCCCATAATCGATGGTTCGCGGCTCGTCCAGTCCCTTCTGATAGCCATCCCGTGTCGCCTGTGTCAGCAGGGAGTTGTCGCCATACATGCGTTCCAGCATCGACAACTTCGGGATACCAACGATCGGCGCGAGCATCTTGAAAAATGCGGCACCGATGGGGTGTCCGAAGATCGCCGTCCGCTTGTGCCCCCGCGTGGTCCAGGGGTTCACACCGTCAACCGAGACCAATTTTCCTATCAGTCCCCGGCCCTTCTGGCGGTCGCGCGCGGCCATCGCCAGCACCAAGCCGCCACCATGCGAAGTTCCAACCAAAGCTGCGTCTCGAATGCTAATCTCGGCCATCCAGTCGAGCATCCGGTCGGCAGTTGTGGGCAGGTCATACGGTACTGCCCCAACTAGCGGACGATCCGAAAAGCCCATGCCCAGCAGATCCACGGCGTATACGGTGAACTCTTTGGCCAGCGCCTCCCAGTTGAATCGCCAGGAGAACGAGTAGCCGAACAGTCCATGAATCAGCACTACCGGCGGTCCGGAACCCCCGCGCAAATAGCGCATCCGGTGGCCCGCCACAGTGGACCAGCATTCTTCACCAAACATGAAACGGTCCTTGCGTAATTGGTCCGTTTTAAGCTTTGGAGCGCTTACCAGTTCCTCATTGCTGTTGCGATTTGTAAATGTGACCTTGGTATCCGTCGTTGTCTCCACAGTCCCGGCACTCTTGTGCCTCGATCTAAATCGCTTGCTGCCGGACAACCGTTCCGGACGGGGTGGAATCTATCCCGAACATATCGCCTCTGTCGCTTCTGTGTGGGGAGTCTCCAATGGCTCCCCTTTTTTACTGAAGTTCAATCGGTTTTCAGATATCCGCTCTCCGTAAGAAGCCAAAACCCGCGACAACAGAAGCGTAGCACCTTCTTTGTCATAAGGCGGTGAGATGCTAGATTTCTGTCCAGCAATGGGTGAGAA
It encodes:
- a CDS encoding DUF58 domain-containing protein — encoded protein: MRDTLKDILAGVDREAWIRFVIAVIGLVLAFGMALLSTAFSEGGNMIASMAFASLALVLATAVGVTTVPYLARRVGVGRIRDAFNYEVTKEGVFYIILTVVIGIAALNTGNNLLFLVVAAMLAAVLVSGVASAMNLKDVDLEVVLPGQVFAGRHMLGRFILHVRRQLLPLLSASVIPPKQKGQKVRWVWHRATFEFPKSTQSHRSWIRWPDVALERVRVSAPVPNFFDQRVYFPYVPAGESGHADVDLFFPRRGRFVQNGFGLSTRFPFSFLVKTRRVPLTREIIVYPSVEPTDEFFEVLPLITGEFETYVRGRGYDLYRIREYEPEDSARHVDWKSTAKSGSLKVREFTREDERKMRLIFDNTTPGSVGPEVYERAVAMAASLAWHFAGEHTDISFAGNGYSGDPDIYHFLEYLALIEPNNELSVLEKLPATDEYNLVVTARPRGSIPTELWQMSYFIFMNEIRG
- a CDS encoding DedA family protein, which gives rise to MNDGLELLRSFFDQYGYWTVFFALLLENAGVPVPGETVLLFASFLAFDQQELKLRYIIVVGIAAATLGDNIGYWIGRKGGRPLLDRYSHLFRIPASVIQKGEALFAKRGPLAIFFARFVFGMRIIAGPMAGALKMDWRKFTIFNFLGAALWVSVISVVGYEFGEEWDDLVRIMGRVNLVIGIIALWIAYMIWRTYRARKKARLIEE
- a CDS encoding alpha/beta hydrolase, which encodes MFGEECWSTVAGHRMRYLRGGSGPPVVLIHGLFGYSFSWRFNWEALAKEFTVYAVDLLGMGFSDRPLVGAVPYDLPTTADRMLDWMAEISIRDAALVGTSHGGGLVLAMAARDRQKGRGLIGKLVSVDGVNPWTTRGHKRTAIFGHPIGAAFFKMLAPIVGIPKLSMLERMYGDNSLLTQATRDGYQKGLDEPRTIDYGIAICRTWRSDLAYLRTAVEQIGDLSTLLIWGRKDRVVPLIGGEELKRHLKNAKLVVMDRAGHLPYEEYPEEFNRILLDFLRS